The genomic region GAGAATTGGCCGCTGAAAAAGGAGCCGTCAGGTGGCTACCGCGTGTCCCGAAAAGTGTGAAACGGTTTTCGGGCAAGGTGGACGTCAAAAAATCACCGATCTGATTCAATCGGATCGTGACGCGGTAGGTCAATAAACAAAATAGAACCGGCCTTGCAGGGAAACAAGGCCGGAAAAAGAAATCAGCTCGGCAGATGGTAGTCCAGGAAGCGATCCTGGCGCACATCGAAGAGCTTGCCGGTGACATCCAGGGCAGGATCGGCAAGCTTGACGATCTTCTCTGCCACCGACTGCGGCGTCGGCAATGTTTCCGGATCTTCGCCCGGCATGGCCTGCGCACGCATTGCCGTGCGGGTCGCTCCCGGATTGACGGAGTTGACCTTGAGCTTCATCTGCTTCGTTTCTTCGGCCCAACTGCGCGCCATGACTTCGACGGCAGCTTTCGAGGCAGCGTAAGGTCCCCAGAAGGCCCGGCAGGTGTGCGCCACGCCGGATGAAAGCAGAATGGCCCGTCCCGCATCCGAAGCACGCAGAAGCGGATCGGTGGAACGGATGAGGCGCCAGACGCTGGTGACATTGACGTTCATGACCTTCTCGAAAGTCTTGGCTTCGACGTGCCCGATCGGGGAAATCGTGCCCAACACGCCCG from Brucella intermedia LMG 3301 harbors:
- a CDS encoding SDR family NAD(P)-dependent oxidoreductase; protein product: MSIDLTGRIALVTGASRGIGYFLSLELAKRGAHVIAVARTVGGLEELDDDIRKLGGSATLVPLDITDMEAIDRLGGSIHERWGKLDIMVANAGVLGTISPIGHVEAKTFEKVMNVNVTSVWRLIRSTDPLLRASDAGRAILLSSGVAHTCRAFWGPYAASKAAVEVMARSWAEETKQMKLKVNSVNPGATRTAMRAQAMPGEDPETLPTPQSVAEKIVKLADPALDVTGKLFDVRQDRFLDYHLPS